The window AACAGGCCTGTCAGCACCGCTACCGAGCGCACTACATCCGCATGCCCGACCTCGAAGAGACCTGGGCCGCGGCGAAAGACAAGCCCGCCGGCAGGGAGAAGTGGCTGCGGAAATACAGCACGTTCACGCTCCTCGTGATCGATGAATGGCTGCTCGACCCACCCACCGACGACGTTCGATCCATGCTGCTCGAGCTCCTCGAACGCCGATACGACGCGACCTCGACGGTGTTCTGCACCCAGTATGCGAAGAAGGACTGGCACCAGCGCCTCGGCTCCGGGGTCCACGCCGACGCGATCATGGACCGCATCGTCCACAACACCCTCTGGATCGAGACCGGCGACGTCAACATGCGCGAACAGACCGCCGCGTCCAGCTGAGTCGGCGCCGGTGAGCGTCGCGCCCGCGGGGGTGGCGCTCACCGGCAATACCCCTGGCCCCGAGAGCAAATATCGGCTGGCCCCGAACCGCAATAATCAGTGGCCCTCAAGACTCCAAATACTCAGGCAGCCGCAGCAACGGTGTCGGAGAACCTCTCCGGCAGACTCGCGCCTGCGTCGCCGAGCCCCCTCCGGTAGGCGACATAGGTTGAGTCTCGGAGCACGGCGAGCCCCTCGGTGGCCCGCGCTAACGGAATCAACGTGGCTCTTCGCGAACGAGAGTGTAGCTGTTGCCCGGAACATCCCTCATAGCGTCGAGCTTCCAAGGGAGTGTCAGTGTTGTGCGAGGGAGAAGACTGAGACGTTCCTTGCCGTGTCACTTCGCGTCGACGACAGCTTCCCACCCTTGAGTCACAGAGTGAGCCGCGAGCTTTGGGTCATCACCTGCCGCGGAATACAGGCGCACCAGGCCTGAACGCACAACCGGTTCGACCTCGTCGAAGCTCATCACTCGCGCCACGAACAACATGCAGGCTCCATGGCCGAACATCCATAACTCTCGAGCTAGGGTCAGCGCGTCCGTCTCCGCCGTGAACCTCCGCGCCTCGACGCATCGGCGCACCACATCGACTACATGCATCAGCGTGGCGTCAGCTGCCCGATCGTCGGGTAGTGGCAACGAACCATCGAACATCAACGCATAGAGTTCGGGACTGTTTTCGGCCGCCACCGCATACGCCGCACCGGCCGCCGCGAGGTCGGCAACCGGATCTGAGGTATCTGCTAACCGGGCAAGGCTTGCTGACAGCCGGCTGAAGCCCTCTTGTCTGACAGCACCCAGCAGGCCTGGCATGCCATTGAAGTAGGTGTAGACAGACATCGTCGAGAGGCCCGTCCCCTTGACGAGCTTGCGCAAAGTGATCTCCTCACGGCGCGTCAGCATCCCCGCGGCGCGTTCGATGAGCAGATCACGGATCTCAGGTCGGGAGGGGCGAGCCACTTGACCAGTCTATAGCGCTGCTATTAAATAGCAGTGTTACCAAAAGAGGAGTCTCGATGCCGGTCCAACTGCTCAACCCAGACACGCTGTCGCAGCCCGAGGTCTACGCGCAGCTCTCCATTGCTGAAGGATCCAGGCTCGTCTTCATCTCCGGCCAGGTGGCGCACGATGCTCATGGTCAGCTGATCGGCGATGGTGACCTATCCGCGCAGGCCGAGCAGGTCTACGTCAACCTGAATGCTGCTGTCACCGCTGCCGGGGGCCAGTTCGACGATATCGCCAAGTTGACGATCTACATCGTTGACTACGAACCCAGCAAGATGGCCAAGCTCGGGGAAGGCGCTGTCCGAGCAGCGGAGCGCTTGGGGCTCGATCTCGTCCGCCCCATCACACTGCTGGGTGTGGCTGCACTCGGAGAACCAGACCTTCTCATCGAGATCGAAGCCATCGCCGTCTTGCCGTAGCGCTTTTCAGGATCTGCTCGATTGAAATCCCGGCGGGCTGGACTCGTCTGTCTACCGAGAGATACCGAAGTCCTACGGGAAACGTTGGTTCTTCAAGTTCATCGCCCCGAGAGCCCTTCACATGCCCTGCACTGCGTTCGGGAAGCCGGATCTGACCACTTTCTGTCGTCTAGATGAGCTGGGGCTCGTAGCCGTGGGCCAGCGGCTTGAGCTGAATCGGGCGACGATCGAATGCCGTGTCGCGGAGGCAGATCCGTGGTGCCGAAAGTGTGGTGCGGAAGGAAAGGCGCGAGACACAGTCATTCGGCGTCTCGCGCATGAACCGTTCGGGCATCGGCCCACTGTTTTGATGGTGCGAGTGCGTCGGTACCGTTGCGATCACTGTCGGTCTACATGGCGGCAGGACACCACTGCGGCGGCACGCCCGCGTGCCAAGATCTCCCGCACCGGCTTGACGTGGGCGCTCCAGGGCGTCGTTCTTGACCACCTCACCGTCACCCGAGTCGCCGCTGGTCTCGGGGTTTCCTGGAGCGCCGCGAACGCTGCGGTCCTCGCGGAGGGGCGCCAGCGATTGATAGATGACTCGGGCCGGTTCGACGGTGTCCGCGTGATCGGCGTCGATGAGCACGTTTGGCGCCACACCCGCCGCGGTGACAAGTACGTGACCGTCATCATTGACCTCACCCCGGTGCGCTACAAGACGGGCCCATCCAGGCTGCTGGACATGATCGAGGGGCGCTCGAAGGCGGTGTTCAAGCGATGGCTCGCGGATCAGCCGAGGGCATGGCGGGACGGCATCGAGGTCGTCGCGATGGACGGGTTCACCGGGTTCAAGACCGCCGCCACCGAAGAGCTACCGAAGGCGACGGCCGTGATGGATCCGTTCCATGTCGTCCGCCTTGCCGGCGACGCCCTCGACGTTTGCCGCAGGCGTGTCCAACAGCACCTCCACGGACGAAGAGGACGGAAGAATGACCCGCTCTACAAGGCTCGCCGCACCCTCCACACCGGCGCGGGCCTACTCACCGATCGACAACGGGACCGCCTGAACGTGCTGTTCGCCGTCGAGGACCACGTCGAGGTCGAGGCGACCTGGGGCATCTACCAGCGCATGATCGCCGCCTACCGCGAGCCCGACAGGAAGATTGGGAAGATGGCGATGCAGGCCGTGATCGATTCCCTCGCCAGCGGGGTTCCGCCCCCACTCATCGAGTTAGGCAAGCTCGGCCGCACCCTCAAGCATCGCGCCGCGGACGTCCTCGCGTTCTTCGACCGGCCCGGCACTTCCAACGGGCCGACGGAGGCCATCAACGGCCGCCTGGAGCATCTCCGCGGCTCGGCCCTGGGCTTTCGCAACCTGACCAACTATATCGCCCGGAGCCTGCTCGAAGCCGGTGGGTTCAGACCCCTTGTACACCCTCAAACGCGATGAGCCATCAACGTGGTCCCGCGGAAAGTTGCGGTCGCCGTAAGCGCGTCGCGCAGTTCCCCGCACTGGAGAGCCTGTGCGCCGGTCAAGAGATGGATGTCAGCGAAGTCACGCACGCGCGTGTTCGCTCGTCCCAGTTCGATCGCGGTGACGAGTTTCTCCGCGAGCACCGTCTCGATCGGGTAGCCCAGGATGCGGATCGGCGGAGCGTCCGGCCGCAGCGACGGCAGCTCAACTGTTCGCGGGGCCGGAGTGACGGGATCACCGAAGTTGATGTCGAGCCGCAGCTTGACCTGCGCTGTCGCGAGCCGTGCCGTCATCGTCACCCGCACGCCGCAATACAGGGCATCGTCACGAATCACCGCAGTGGTGACCGTGTCGGACAGGAACTCCACGCCGTCGTCTGGGTCTTCGATCGCGGCGATCTCGGCCACACGACGGGCCACGGTCTCTTGATCAGAGGCCATGTTACGAGCGAGGGCGTCGGCGTCGACCGTGGGACGGCGGGTGCCGAACGAAGCCAGCAACATCCCACCCTTCAGGATGAAGTCCTCGGCGTACGGTGAGCGCGACATACGCGACAGCCATCGCTCGACGATGTACATCGTGAGCAGCTCCTGCGTGCCACGCTTTTGGCGACGAGCCTGGTTCTGCAGGTCGAGGTATGCGCGCCCTGCGGCGCTCTCTCGCGTAGGGCGACTCATCGGGCACTCGCGACATCGAGCGCAGCACGCATCGGCCCAAAAGTCCCCAGCGCCGCTGCGTAGTCCAGCAGCAGTGCCGGTTTCGAGTTCGGTGCCGCCAGATATCGGTGAAGCGCGGCGTGCGCGATCGGCTCGCCAAGGCGCTTCCGGAACCGCATGAGATCCACCACAGTCTTCGCCGCGTCGTAGATGCGCACGGGCTCCCCCGGCCCCGCCTCGAACGCGGTCAAACCGAGTTCGAACGTTGCCTCATCGAAGCGAAACACCGTCACAGGCGGGTAAGCGATCACCGGCGTATGCGACCGGTTGGGAACCGCGATCTGCACCGACGCCGGCATCTCATCCGTCAGCTCGTGGATCGCTGCCGCCGAGATACAGCACACGATCGCGCGAGGAGCGCGGTGCGCCACAGCGATCATGTCGGGGTACGACGCCGGGGGCGCGTCTGCTCGACGGAAGACCCCGCGCGAGAGTTCGATGATCCGCCCGCCATCTCGCCAGGCATACAGATCTCGCGGATGCACACCGTGCGCCCGCGAGTGGGCCGCCCCCTTCATTCGGTCCGGTCGCTGTGCGAGTCGTCGGTTTCCAGTTGATGGGTGCATTGCCGAGCGTAGTCGACCGGTGCGAGGTATCCGAGCGATGAGTGTCGGCGGTCGTGGTTGTACTCGGTCTTCCAGTCGCCGATCACGACCTGGGCGTGCAGCAGCGAGTAGAAGCTGTTGATGTTCAGGCACTCGTCGCGGAGCCTGCTGTTGAACGACTCGACATACCCGTTGTGCCAGGGCGAGCCGGGCGGAATGTAGAACAGGCCGGTGCGGGTGCCGGCCCAGTCGGCCATCGCGTCGCTGATGAACTCCGGGCCGTTGTCTGATCTGAGCACCGCGGGCGCGCCGCGGACGGCGGCGAGGTCCTCGAGGTGGGCAGTGAGTCGGTCCGCGGTGATCGACCGCTCGACAAGCCCTCCGATGCATTCACGGGTGTGCTCGTCGACGATGGAGCAGATCTTGATCGGGCGGCCCTGCTCGTCGGCATCGAACTGGAAGTCCACCGCCCACACGAGATTCGGGGCGACCGCTGCCGGGGCATCGACGGTCGAGGATCCGACGCGTTTGCGCCGCCGCCGCTGGGGGACACGGAGGCCTTCCTCGCGCCAGAGCCGCTGGATCTTCTTGTGATTCACGGCCCACCCCTCGCCGCGAGCGTCGTGGTAGGCCCTGCGGTATCCCCACCGCGGGTGCTTCTTTGCGTACGCGCGCAGCCAGTCCCGCAACGCCCTGTCCGGGTCGGCGGTCGTGTCGCCCTTGAGCGGGCGACGGTACGCGGACCTACTCAGCCCGGCCAGCCGGCACGCCATCCGCTCGCTCACCTGCAGTGTCCTGATCAGGTGAGCGACGGCGGCGCGGCGCCTACCCGGGCCTAGAAGTTTCCCTCAGCCAACTCCTTGAGCGCGGCCTTCTCCAGCTCCGCTTCGGCCAGCAGTCGCTTCAGAGTGGCGTTCTGCTTCTCGAGCTCCTTGAGCCGCTTCGCGTCGTCGGCCTTCAGGCCGCCATACTGGTTCCGCCACCGGTAGTACGTCTGCTCGGACACGCCGAGCTCCCGACACACCGCCGCGACGTCCGCGCCGTCGGCGAGCATTCTGTCGGCCTGCCCAAGCTTTCGGACGACCTGCTCCGGGGTGTGGCGCTTCCTGCTATTCGTCATGATCTGACCAGTCTCCCTGCCCGAACCCTCGGGCGACAGGACCACTCACATAACGACTGGACCTACAAAACGGGGTCAGCCCACGAGGTCTCCGTCGTGAACGTCGACGGGAGCGACTCATCCAGCTCCTTCATGGATACAATCCTCGCACAGGCCGCTCAACTATGTGCGGCTTTTATCGGCTCTTCGGACATTCGGTGGGGGTGAGGCTCGCCGGGTGATGGTCGGCGGGTAGGGGTCGAGGTCCCCGAGGATCAGTAGCGCCAACTGCTGCTCCAACCGAGGACCTCGACGTGTCTCACGATAGTTCGGGGTGCGCTGACGCGTGCTCCGCCGCCTGCCCGTGTTCCCGCTGCGACTTGCTGCTCGGCCTCGATGGGGTCCATGTCGAGGACGTTGACCGCCGTGACGGGCTGCTGATCGTGACCGTCTCGAGCCCGGCGGCACCGACCGGCTGCCCGTCGTGCGGGGTCGTCGCGACCGGCCGCGGACGTCGCCGACGGGTGCTTCATGATGTGCCCGGCGTGACGCGGGTGCGGATCGTGTGGCGGCAGCGGGTCTGGCGGTGCGACGAGGTGGGATGCGTGCGACGGACGTTCGTGGAGCAGCTCCCGGGTCTGGTGGCCCGGCGCGGGTCGATCACCACGCGCGCCGTCGGCTGGGCGATCGGGCAGCTGCGCCGCGAGCACGCCACCGTGCACGGTATCGCCCGTCAGCTCGGAACGTCGTGGAAGACGGTGTGGCGGGCCGTCGAGCCCGAGCTGGTCAAACTGGCTGAGGACGAGTCCCGGTTCGAGAACGTCACCACCCT is drawn from Pseudoclavibacter chungangensis and contains these coding sequences:
- a CDS encoding ATP-binding protein, which produces MSRLDSETKRKLREMGISALVDAIDIQDGALTMGMVFEERIKLAVDDAHAAFTHAKVEGLIRRAGLRYPNADLRRVDLLEQRGLDRGVIAQLGTCQFISRQQNVVFQGFTGSGKSYLGSALAKQACQHRYRAHYIRMPDLEETWAAAKDKPAGREKWLRKYSTFTLLVIDEWLLDPPTDDVRSMLLELLERRYDATSTVFCTQYAKKDWHQRLGSGVHADAIMDRIVHNTLWIETGDVNMREQTAASS
- a CDS encoding nucleotidyl transferase AbiEii/AbiGii toxin family protein; its protein translation is MYIVERWLSRMSRSPYAEDFILKGGMLLASFGTRRPTVDADALARNMASDQETVARRVAEIAAIEDPDDGVEFLSDTVTTAVIRDDALYCGVRVTMTARLATAQVKLRLDINFGDPVTPAPRTVELPSLRPDAPPIRILGYPIETVLAEKLVTAIELGRANTRVRDFADIHLLTGAQALQCGELRDALTATATFRGTTLMAHRV
- a CDS encoding IS3 family transposase (programmed frameshift), giving the protein MTNSRKRHTPEQVVRKLGQADRMLADGADVAAVCRELGVSEQTYYRWRNQYGGLKADDAKRLKELEKQNATLKRLLAEAELEKAALKELAGGKLLGPGRRRAAVAHLIRTLQVSERMACRLAGLSRSAYRRPLKGDTTADPDRALRDWLRAYAKKHPRWGYRRAYHDARGEGWAVNHKKIQRLWREEGLRVPQRRRRKRVGSSTVDAPAAVAPNLVWAVDFQFDADEQGRPIKICSIVDEHTRECIGGLVERSITADRLTAHLEDLAAVRGAPAVLRSDNGPEFISDAMADWAGTRTGLFYIPPGSPWHNGYVESFNSRLRDECLNINSFYSLLHAQVVIGDWKTEYNHDRRHSSLGYLAPVDYARQCTHQLETDDSHSDRTE
- a CDS encoding type IV toxin-antitoxin system AbiEi family antitoxin domain-containing protein, yielding MKGAAHSRAHGVHPRDLYAWRDGGRIIELSRGVFRRADAPPASYPDMIAVAHRAPRAIVCCISAAAIHELTDEMPASVQIAVPNRSHTPVIAYPPVTVFRFDEATFELGLTAFEAGPGEPVRIYDAAKTVVDLMRFRKRLGEPIAHAALHRYLAAPNSKPALLLDYAAALGTFGPMRAALDVASAR
- a CDS encoding RidA family protein, which gives rise to MPVQLLNPDTLSQPEVYAQLSIAEGSRLVFISGQVAHDAHGQLIGDGDLSAQAEQVYVNLNAAVTAAGGQFDDIAKLTIYIVDYEPSKMAKLGEGAVRAAERLGLDLVRPITLLGVAALGEPDLLIEIEAIAVLP
- a CDS encoding ISL3 family transposase — encoded protein: MPCTAFGKPDLTTFCRLDELGLVAVGQRLELNRATIECRVAEADPWCRKCGAEGKARDTVIRRLAHEPFGHRPTVLMVRVRRYRCDHCRSTWRQDTTAAARPRAKISRTGLTWALQGVVLDHLTVTRVAAGLGVSWSAANAAVLAEGRQRLIDDSGRFDGVRVIGVDEHVWRHTRRGDKYVTVIIDLTPVRYKTGPSRLLDMIEGRSKAVFKRWLADQPRAWRDGIEVVAMDGFTGFKTAATEELPKATAVMDPFHVVRLAGDALDVCRRRVQQHLHGRRGRKNDPLYKARRTLHTGAGLLTDRQRDRLNVLFAVEDHVEVEATWGIYQRMIAAYREPDRKIGKMAMQAVIDSLASGVPPPLIELGKLGRTLKHRAADVLAFFDRPGTSNGPTEAINGRLEHLRGSALGFRNLTNYIARSLLEAGGFRPLVHPQTR
- a CDS encoding TetR/AcrR family transcriptional regulator, producing the protein MARPSRPEIRDLLIERAAGMLTRREEITLRKLVKGTGLSTMSVYTYFNGMPGLLGAVRQEGFSRLSASLARLADTSDPVADLAAAGAAYAVAAENSPELYALMFDGSLPLPDDRAADATLMHVVDVVRRCVEARRFTAETDALTLARELWMFGHGACMLFVARVMSFDEVEPVVRSGLVRLYSAAGDDPKLAAHSVTQGWEAVVDAK